Proteins encoded by one window of Streptomyces uncialis:
- a CDS encoding sensor histidine kinase → MGGAFVPAQGGPVLGAGPGMSTPWGLVLAGAVGAGSALSVLALPRLRSAPVTPLVVVGCAGWVVASVWTTLCAASYLVAATVREPARRIAYVAGAVVLVLLPTAAGLAFARAEVSWEDLLPALGGAALFVGLPFALGLWNLARRDVVEGLRERAAQLEREQAARAARARVRERTRIARDMHDVVAHRVSLMVLHAGALEVNAKDRATADGAELIRTTGREALAQLRDVLGVLRSSDGEEPAVGPPPTLVDLARLLDESRAAGIMVTRRDEGTPRQLPPLVGHAAYRVVREALTNVHKHAPGARTEVLVRYHGTGLEIAVRNGADSAAEPLPGSGMGLVALRERVELLDGEFTAGARADGGFVVRARMPLPPPRSETHG, encoded by the coding sequence CGGCCCAGGGCGGTCCGGTCCTCGGGGCGGGGCCGGGGATGTCCACCCCGTGGGGGCTTGTGCTGGCCGGAGCGGTCGGGGCGGGTTCGGCGCTCTCGGTCCTGGCGCTGCCCAGGCTTCGCTCGGCGCCGGTGACGCCGCTGGTGGTCGTGGGGTGCGCGGGGTGGGTAGTGGCGTCGGTCTGGACGACGCTGTGCGCGGCCTCGTACCTCGTGGCCGCCACGGTGCGGGAGCCTGCGCGCCGGATCGCGTACGTGGCGGGGGCGGTCGTCCTCGTCCTGCTGCCGACGGCGGCCGGGCTCGCGTTCGCGAGGGCGGAGGTCAGCTGGGAGGATCTGCTGCCCGCGCTGGGTGGGGCCGCCCTGTTCGTGGGGCTGCCCTTCGCACTCGGGCTGTGGAACCTGGCCCGCCGGGACGTGGTCGAGGGGCTGCGGGAACGCGCCGCGCAGCTGGAGCGCGAGCAGGCGGCCCGCGCCGCGCGGGCCCGGGTGCGCGAACGCACGCGGATCGCCCGGGACATGCACGACGTGGTCGCCCACCGGGTCTCGCTGATGGTGCTGCACGCCGGGGCGCTGGAGGTCAACGCGAAGGACCGGGCGACGGCGGACGGCGCGGAACTCATCCGGACCACGGGCCGTGAGGCACTGGCCCAGCTCCGGGACGTGCTCGGGGTGCTGCGGAGCTCGGACGGCGAGGAGCCCGCGGTCGGGCCGCCGCCGACGCTGGTGGACCTCGCACGACTCCTCGACGAGTCGAGGGCCGCCGGGATCATGGTCACCCGGCGCGACGAGGGCACCCCGCGGCAGTTGCCCCCGCTGGTCGGGCACGCGGCCTACCGGGTGGTGCGCGAAGCGCTCACCAATGTGCACAAGCACGCCCCAGGGGCCCGTACCGAGGTGCTGGTCCGCTATCACGGGACCGGGCTGGAGATCGCGGTCCGCAACGGCGCCGACAGCGCTGCCGAGCCGCTGCCGGGCAGTGGCATGGGACTCGTCGCGCTGCGCGAGCGTGTCGAGCTGCTGGACGGCGAGTTCACCGCGGGCGCCCGCGCGGACGGCGGATTCGTCGTCCGCGCGCGGATGCCGCTCCCTCCGCCCCGGTCGGAGACACACGGATGA
- a CDS encoding response regulator transcription factor — MIRVLIVDDEALVRAGLRMILGPAEGIEVVGEAADGSGAVAAVAGHRPDVVLMDVRMPGMDGLTALKEVRRAAHPPHVVMLTTFDLDDHVHTALRHGAAGFLLKDTSPRDLAAAIRTVAEGSAMLAPRVTKRLIDVFAGLESADAVHARERLSVLTGREEEVVRALARGLPNAGIGRELAMGESTVKAHVSSALAKLGLSNRVQVALLARDAGWG; from the coding sequence ATGATCCGGGTCCTGATAGTCGACGACGAGGCGCTGGTACGCGCCGGGCTGCGCATGATCCTCGGACCGGCCGAGGGGATCGAGGTGGTCGGGGAGGCCGCCGACGGGAGCGGGGCGGTGGCCGCGGTGGCCGGGCACCGCCCGGACGTGGTGCTGATGGACGTACGGATGCCCGGGATGGACGGGCTGACCGCGCTCAAGGAGGTGCGTCGCGCGGCACATCCGCCGCATGTCGTCATGCTGACGACCTTCGACCTCGACGACCATGTGCACACGGCGCTGCGCCACGGCGCCGCCGGGTTCCTCCTCAAGGACACCTCACCGCGTGATCTGGCCGCCGCGATCCGCACCGTCGCCGAGGGCAGCGCGATGCTCGCACCCAGGGTCACCAAACGGCTGATCGACGTGTTCGCCGGGCTGGAGTCCGCCGACGCGGTCCACGCCCGGGAACGGCTGTCGGTGCTGACAGGCCGTGAGGAGGAGGTGGTACGGGCCCTCGCCCGGGGTCTGCCCAACGCCGGGATCGGGCGGGAACTCGCCATGGGGGAGAGCACGGTGAAGGCCCATGTGAGCAGCGCCCTGGCCAAGTTGGGCCTGTCGAACCGGGTACAGGTCGCGCTGCTCGCCCGGGACGCGGGGTGGGGCTGA
- a CDS encoding alpha/beta fold hydrolase, with amino-acid sequence MSRQAMDVTHRLVPSGAGRTHLVEQGSGPMVLLVHGFPESWYSWRHQLPALAAAGYRAVAMDVRGYGRSSRPAATDAYRMRELVADSAAVVRALGEESAVIVGHDWGSAVAANSALLRPDVFRAVGLLGVPYTPRGGPRPSEVFAGMGGADEFYVSYFQEPGRAEAEIEPDVRGWLAGLYAALSGGTMPGPGAPDPHFVRRGGTMRERFPAGPLPGWLSDAELDVYAAEFERTGMRGALTRYRNMDRDWEDLADLDGAPVTQPSLFIGGGLDASLVWSAEAVAAFPTTLPGLLSSTVLDGCGHWVQQERPAEVNRLLTDWLAALPG; translated from the coding sequence ATGTCGCGGCAGGCCATGGACGTCACCCACCGGCTGGTCCCGTCGGGGGCGGGGCGGACGCATCTGGTGGAGCAGGGCAGCGGGCCGATGGTGCTGCTGGTGCACGGGTTCCCGGAGTCCTGGTACTCCTGGCGGCATCAGCTGCCGGCGCTGGCGGCGGCAGGTTACCGTGCCGTCGCCATGGACGTCCGGGGCTACGGGCGGTCCTCCCGGCCGGCCGCCACCGACGCGTACCGGATGCGGGAGCTGGTCGCGGACAGCGCGGCGGTGGTGCGCGCGCTGGGCGAGGAGTCCGCGGTGATCGTCGGGCACGACTGGGGGTCGGCCGTCGCGGCGAACTCCGCCCTGCTCAGGCCGGACGTGTTCCGCGCGGTGGGGCTGCTCGGCGTCCCGTACACACCGCGTGGCGGTCCGCGGCCCAGTGAGGTCTTCGCGGGGATGGGCGGGGCGGACGAGTTCTACGTCTCCTACTTCCAGGAGCCAGGCCGCGCCGAGGCCGAGATCGAGCCCGATGTGCGCGGCTGGCTCGCCGGTCTCTACGCGGCGCTGTCCGGCGGCACGATGCCGGGGCCCGGCGCCCCCGACCCGCACTTCGTGCGGCGTGGCGGGACGATGCGCGAGCGGTTCCCCGCCGGGCCGCTGCCCGGCTGGCTCAGCGACGCCGAACTCGACGTCTACGCGGCGGAGTTCGAGCGGACCGGGATGCGCGGGGCCCTCACGCGGTACCGGAACATGGACCGGGACTGGGAGGATCTCGCGGACCTCGACGGCGCCCCGGTCACCCAGCCGTCCCTCTTCATCGGCGGTGGCCTCGACGCCTCCCTGGTGTGGTCGGCCGAGGCGGTCGCGGCGTTCCCCACGACGCTGCCCGGTCTGCTCTCGTCCACCGTCCTCGACGGCTGCGGCCACTGGGTCCAGCAGGAGCGGCCCGCCGAGGTCAACCGGCTGCTCACCGACTGGCTGGCCGCGCTGCCCGGGTGA
- the aac(3) gene encoding aminoglycoside 3-N-acetyltransferase, with translation MDETTLLERSGGPVTRRRIAQDLTALGLGAGDTVMFHTRMSAIGYVAGGPPTVISALLDVVGARGTLMVTCGWNDAPPYDFVTWPQEWQDALRAGQPAYDPVLSEADHNNGRLPEALRRWPGAVRSRHPDASFAALGARASELTADHPWDGPHGPGSPLARLAAHGGRVLLLGAPLDTMTLLHHSEALAKAPGKRFVEYEQPVLAGGERVWRRFHDIDSEEGAFDYSPAVPEDAEPFEVIARDMLAAGIGREGRVGAARSFLFEAAEVVDFGVSWIEEKLNG, from the coding sequence ATGGATGAGACCACCCTGCTCGAAAGGTCCGGCGGTCCGGTCACCCGGCGGCGGATCGCCCAGGACCTGACCGCGCTCGGACTCGGTGCCGGGGACACCGTGATGTTCCATACCAGGATGTCGGCGATCGGCTACGTGGCCGGTGGACCGCCCACCGTGATCAGTGCCCTGCTGGACGTGGTGGGCGCCCGGGGCACCCTGATGGTGACCTGCGGCTGGAACGACGCGCCGCCCTACGACTTCGTGACCTGGCCGCAGGAGTGGCAGGACGCCCTGCGCGCCGGACAGCCCGCCTACGACCCCGTGCTGAGCGAGGCCGACCACAACAACGGCCGGCTGCCGGAGGCGTTGCGCCGCTGGCCGGGGGCCGTCCGCAGCAGGCATCCCGACGCGAGCTTCGCCGCGCTGGGCGCGCGGGCGTCGGAGCTGACGGCCGACCACCCGTGGGACGGCCCGCACGGCCCGGGCAGTCCGCTGGCCCGGCTCGCCGCGCACGGCGGACGGGTGCTCCTGCTGGGCGCGCCCCTGGACACCATGACACTGCTGCACCACTCCGAGGCGCTGGCGAAGGCCCCGGGCAAGCGGTTCGTGGAGTACGAACAGCCGGTGCTGGCCGGCGGCGAGCGTGTGTGGCGCCGCTTCCACGACATCGACTCGGAGGAGGGCGCGTTCGACTACTCCCCCGCGGTTCCCGAGGACGCGGAGCCGTTCGAGGTCATCGCGCGGGACATGCTGGCCGCGGGGATCGGCCGCGAGGGGCGGGTGGGCGCGGCGCGGAGCTTCTTGTTCGAGGCCGCCGAGGTGGTGGACTTCGGGGTCTCGTGGATCGAGGAGAAGCTGAACGGGTAG
- a CDS encoding TetR/AcrR family transcriptional regulator, with product MTAPLTRAEKTRRTRRRMLDAAARLFVERGWTGATVEDIARAAEVGVQTVYFTFGTKRALLGEVLDTAIAGDADPAATLDRPWAREVVAEPDPAAQLARQAAGARRVLERAAPVLEVVRTAATAEPELAALWRINLEQRHTVQLHFAHALTAKAAETALTAETAKTAETGKPTEAGTPDEPGGPLRDGHDARSAADIMFTVLGPETYGLLVTTQGWSPDRWEHWAADLLTRQLLP from the coding sequence ATGACCGCACCGCTCACCCGCGCGGAGAAGACCCGCCGCACCCGGCGGCGCATGCTCGACGCCGCCGCCCGGCTCTTCGTCGAGCGCGGCTGGACGGGCGCCACCGTCGAGGACATCGCCCGCGCCGCCGAAGTGGGCGTGCAGACCGTGTACTTCACCTTCGGCACCAAACGCGCTCTGCTGGGGGAGGTGCTCGACACCGCGATCGCCGGGGACGCCGACCCGGCCGCCACCCTCGACCGCCCCTGGGCCCGCGAGGTCGTCGCCGAACCCGACCCGGCCGCTCAGCTCGCCCGGCAGGCCGCCGGGGCCCGCCGGGTGCTGGAACGGGCCGCGCCCGTCCTGGAGGTGGTCCGCACGGCGGCCACGGCCGAGCCGGAACTCGCCGCGCTGTGGCGGATCAATCTGGAGCAACGGCACACCGTACAGCTCCACTTCGCGCACGCCCTGACCGCCAAGGCGGCCGAGACGGCCCTGACCGCAGAGACGGCCAAGACGGCCGAGACCGGCAAGCCCACCGAGGCCGGTACGCCCGACGAGCCCGGCGGCCCGCTGCGCGACGGCCATGACGCCCGGTCCGCCGCCGACATCATGTTCACGGTCCTCGGCCCGGAGACCTACGGGCTGCTGGTCACCACCCAGGGCTGGTCCCCCGACCGCTGGGAGCACTGGGCCGCAGACCTCCTCACCCGCCAGCTCCTGCCCTGA